Below is a window of Culturomica massiliensis DNA.
TAAAAAGAGACTTTAAGTTCGTTGTTCATAATGCTCACATTTTTAGTTCGTAAAATTACTTTCTTTGTGAGTTGTCTGAACAATGTAAGCCACAGACAAACAGTGCTATAACCAGACGTTTAAGGTCATTGGTTTGCTGTGTTTTTCGCCTATCTGAATGGGTAACGGATAAGAAACGGAAAGTATGCGCTAATCTGCTTTTTCCTGCAATTCTGCTATCAGCCATCGTTAGCCACTAAAAGACATACATTTCTATTTATCAATCAATTACCCTGATTTTCTCTCTTTCTCCTTTTACACTCCTTGTGTTTAGGGCAACGTAAAAGAGAATATTTTTTTGTGATTTATAATGTGTTGATTATCGGGTAAGGAGGGTGGCAAAAAAATAAAGTGCCCCCGGAAGTTTGACAAAAAACTTTTGGGTGGCACTTTATACAAGCAGCCTCTTTTCGTATATCCGGCGGGGATTATTTCAGCTCGGTCTGGGAGCCTTCTACATATTCGAATTTACCTTTGGCAATGCCTTTGAATCTGGCTTGCCAGGTACCGGTCGGGCTGTAGGTAGCATATTTGACCAGATAAAACATCTGCATATTGTCCTTTATGGCTTCTGCATCCGGGTATCTGGCCGGTAGCACATGGTTGGCAATTCCTTCCTGTAATCTTTGGTGGAAGATTTCCCGGCATTCGGCATCTTCCTTGCCGTCCAGGAAGTGATCTCCGGCTTTTGTATCGTAATATTTCCGGGATTTTATCAACATACTGATGTTGTTGTATTTGGCGTTTGCACCATACCACCATTCTGTATTGGACGGGTAAGCTTCGTCCAGATAAATTTTATATTTCGGATCGTTGGTTACAAAATCGACCAGGGCCTGATAATCGCTGCTGATCATCGTAAAGACGACGGTCGGATCAAAGGACCATTTGGTCCCGTTGTGAATGTATTGCTCCGTCACTGGCACCACTCCGTTGTAATTGGTCCAGTTGCCTTCGGTCCGGCGATATTCCTGTACGGCTGTTTTACCGTTCAATTCGAATAGTACGTGCATTGTTTTTTCTGAAACCGTATACGGGTATTTTTGTTGCAGGAAGAGCGGTAAATATTGCATGGCAACGGAAGCATCCTTAAAGCTGTTGCCGGTAATGCCCATCGTTTCGTAATCTTCCGGATTGACAATGACCGTATTGGCTTTCGGGGCCCACTTACTGCCGTTGTACTCGTATAGGGCAAAGCGTATTACCTGATCGGTAGCTGCCGGGCGTATACCCGAAGAAACAGGTGTCGTGCTGCGTTTATAATAATGTATTTTTACATTGTCGATTTCATAAGCCGTGTTCCGGTTGTCGGCTGCATCGCCGTGGTATTTAAATGCGATACAGACGGTTTTTCCCGCATAGGTTTTCAGGTTGACCGTTCCGGCTTTTTTGAATGTGGAGTATTTGCTGCTTTGCGGTATTGTAAAATGACTTGTGAGGTTTGTCCAGCTTGCCGTTTCCGGGTGGCTGCCGTCGAAATCTTCCGAGAGCAGAATTTCCAGGCAATCGGTGTCGTAATAAGCCGCATCAATGTCGAAAGTGAACAGAGGCGCCGGTTCGTCCGGAACAGATAAAGCCGGTGTAATCAGCCAGCTGAAAAATTCTACGGCGGAACCGTAAGACGTTATTTGTGCCGATTTGTTGTTGTCAAAATTATAACCTTTCCAGAGATTAGCACCTTCGGTAGCGGAAGAGTTTGTCCAATCTGTGAGTTGTATGGTTGCTTTGTGTGTCGTCGTTTCGAAATCTTCCGCTAATAGTATTGTTTCCGTTACGCCGATATTTTCTCCGATCTGGAGGTTGTCGATCTGATAGGTTGTCGTTTTGTTGTTATTACCGTCTCCCGTATATTTAAAGGCAATATGTACGGTTGTTTTATAGGCACTCAGGTCCAGGATACCGGCCGGCATTTTTTTACCGAAACCTTTGGCCGGAATATCGAAATAGAAATTCGGCGTAATATCCGTCCAGGTGGCCAGATTCGGGTCGCCTTCTTCGTAATCGGCGGAAATCAGAACCTGCAGGCAGGAAGCGTTGTAATGACCTAGTGTGATGTCGAAAGCAAACAGGGGTTTTGTGGCTGCGGTCAGGTCGATTCCCGGGGTGATCAGCCAACCGATATTTTCTTCGTTCGAGTTATAGGATGAAAAAGATACGTATCCGTCGCCGTTGTATAGGTTACCCTGCCATCTGACATTTCCTTTTTCTGCGAAATTGGTCCAGCCTTCGGCGGCAAAAGCGGCTTTGTCGGTGACCGTTTCATCGAAATTTTCATCCAGCGAGGTCAGTACCGGTGCCGGAGTATGGCCGTTACTGGGTTCCGTCGGCGAATAGTTGTAAGTTACCCGGTATAGGTCGCCTTTTTGAGCGTTTGTGACGGCTGTCGCCAGTATTTTTTCCAGGTATTTATCTGCATTTTTTCCGGGGGTCAGGTAATTGGTTCCGGCTTCTCCCCAAATTGACGCATAATCCGCCGGTGTCAGCGTGTAGTTCGGAGCTTTCTGTAAAAGCATCATGGCCTTTAGATAGCTGCTGTCCCTTTCGTCGATGGCATAGGTAACAGCCGCTGTCGATTGGGCATTCAGGGCCGGGAATAATGAGCTCAGATAGCCGGCGACTCCTTCTTTGGCGATTTCTTTATCGGGAAAACGCAGATTGCTTTTGATGTCGGCAGCGATAGCCGAGTCGGCTGCCGTGTGTTTGTTTTTAAATACATAACCGACGCTGGAATAGTCCTGAGCGGTAAAGGTATAAGTGACATCTTCGTGAAGCGGCTGTTTGGCGGCATCCAAAGCATCATACACATCGTCCATCGGGTTGCAGGCTGTGAAGGCAAGCAACGCCGGGAGAATCAAGCTATATTTACTTTTTATCATTGTCGTATCGTTTGAAAATTATAAGTCCATTGACTGTTTGAATACATTGTGTTTTTTTTATTAAAGATTGTCGGTTTCCTTCGTTTGTCGTATGTTTAAAACCTCACTTTGAAACCCATTGTCCAGGTGCGTCCGAATCCGTAGTATACCAGGGATGAAAATTCGTCGTGATATACGCCGTCTTTAGCGTCTGCAATATATTGGGTGTTGAAAAGGTTGTTGACATTGATATATAAGGTGGCCCGGATATTTTTGACCAGGGTCAGCTGATAGTTGACATTGGCATCGAAAGTGCAAAATCGCGGGAGTTTCCAGGCATCCAGACCGGCTTCCCGTGAACTGGTACGGTCTTCGATGGCGTAATCGGCATAGTTCTTGTCGAAAAGATTCCAGGCGGCACCGACTCTGAAATTATCGAACGGTTCGTAGGAGGCGTTGAGCGCGGCTGTCATCTGTGCCGAGTTGCCGACGTGGACATTTTTCACATACAACTGGTCGTTTTCACTGATCAGTTTGTTGTTGCTGTCGAAAAGCGATACGATAGGATTGTCTGTCAATATCCAGTCGCCCCAGGAAAACATGCCTCTCAGGGTGAAATTGTAAACCGGTTTATAAACCGCTTCGAATTCGACCCCGTGGTGACGGGCATTTACGCCGTGCATTGTCGCAAAAATACCGTTTCCCATATTTTTATTCAGTCCCCGGTCTCTCCATTCGGTGTAATAATAATTGACATTGACGGATAGCTTGGGTAAGGTCAGTCCGTATCCTCCTTCGAAGGTATATACGCTTTCGTATTTGACGGAAGGTGTCAGTTCGTTGGTGTTGTTTTTGAATACGATATTCATGTAAGGGGCCCGTTTGAAGTAACCTCCGTTTACGAATACGTTGTGTATACGGCCGAATTTATAATTGGCACCGCCTTTGACGCCCCAGGGGAGAAATGTCTGCCAGGATGATTTACGCATGGGATCGCCGGGAGCATAATTCCCGTCGTCGATACGCCGGTAGGCATTTTCCGTCAAAGAAGCGGACAAAAATGCCGAGAAATTATCTTTGACGTATTCGAGTTGGGCGAATGCACCGACCCACAATACCTCGCTTGTGTTTTCATAACCGAGGCGGTCGCCTTTGTATTTGGGAGTGCCCTTGGACTGGTAAGCCAGATAATCGCCTTCATAATAACTGCCGCCCATCAGATCGGTGATTTTGTTGTAGTGGTATCCTTTGTAATACCGCCCGTCCAAACCGGCTGTCAATTTGAATTCCTGTGTCAGATCGTTCGTATAGGTTGACAATATTCCATACCAATCGTGGGCGTTTACGGCGGTTCCGAGCACCAGCAACGAACCGGTTTGCGAGGCTGCATTTTCTTTTAATACGGCATCGTAGTCCAGTAAGCCATCGGGGGTTAATTTGGTGTCGGCATTTGTACCGACATAAGGTTTACCGGTTGTATTGTTGTATTGCAGCCAGTTTTTCTTGGTTCCGAACGCTCTGCGGGCTCCTCCTTTGGCAAAAGATACATAGGCAGCCGTTGAAAGAGAGGACTGGTCGTCGATTTTCCAATAGTGGTTCAGAGACAGTTGCGGTTTGTGATATTCGTTGTAGGCGTAGGGACCGTTGAATACCTTGCCGTTTAAATATCCGTAGCTGGAGTTCCAGCGGATGCCGCTGGGATGATCCCGGAATTCCTGTATGGTGTGCATTTGTCCGCGCTGGTTGTGCCATTGCGGTGCGCCGAAAAGAGTAAAGGACAGACGGTGGTTGTCGTTGATCCGTTTGGAGATGTTGAGAAAATACATCCAGGCTTTGTAATCGGTCGCTTCGACATATCCCCGTGTGCTTTCGGTTGTCGAGCCGGCGATACTGACGGCCCAGCCGTTTGACATCAAACCGGTGGATACGTTGATTGCCATTTTCTGAAAACCGTCGTGACCGACTCCGTAATAGACGGAACCTCCGATTTTCGCATCCGTATTGCGGGTAATCATATTCATGGTACCTCCGACAGAGTTGACGGCCAGTTTTGAAGCTCCCAGACCGCGTTGAACCTGGATGAATTGAGTTACGTCCGATAGAGCTGACCAGTTCGACCAGTAAACTTTGCCGTTTTCCATGTCATTGATCGGCACACCGTTGATAAGTATACCGATGTTATTGGAATCGAATCCGCGCAGATTGACACGGGAGTCTCCGTATCCTCCGCCGGATTTTGTCGCATATATGGAAGGCGTGGATTTCATGATTTCCGGAAACTCCTGATTGCCCAGGCGCTCTTCGATGATTTCCGGGGTGATGTTGGAGATAGCGATAGGGGTTGCCCGGTCTTTGCTGACAATAGAAGCCGTCACTTTTACCTCCTCCAGGCCGACAGTCGAAGCCTGTAATTTTATAACACCTAAATCGGTGACGTTATGTTCAAGCGATACGCTTTTTTGTTGCTCTTCATACCCTACATTGCGGAAGATAAGGGTTATTTTCCCTTCTTTCGTACAATAAATAGTGAAATTACCGTCCGGATCACTGGCAGCTCCGATAGATGTACCTTCGATGATGGCAGTTGCTCCGATCAGGGTTTCCCCTGTCTCTGCATCTACAATTTTTCCTTTCACGGTTTTCTGTCCCATAACTCCCCAGGCTCCTAAAAGCAAAGGGATTATGAAAACCAGATGTTTGATTGAAATTCTGATCATTTTGTTGTTATTGATTAATTAATGAATAAAAAAAATACGTACGCACATCCTTTAAATCTGTGCATTTTACTGATAAAACGAAGGTTTTTTTCGGATATCGATTATGAAGTTTTAGTTAAGATTGAAAAAAACTTATAGTTTTAACTATAACCTCATTTTATATTATTTAACTTTGCGTCATGAATTTTTATATGTGCCTAAAAAAAACGTTCGTTTTATTAGGTTGTGTGCATACAAACTTATTAATTAACAAGTAATAGAAAGTATGAAGAAAATCTTTATTAGAAGTCTGCTTTTCATGGTACCACTGTTTTTCTTGACATTGGTAACGATGGCTCAGGGAATCGTTAAAGGTAAGATCATCGATTCTCAGACAAAAGAGGAATTAATCGGAGCGACAGTCATGGTTGAGGGAACGACGGAAGGTGTTGCTTCCTCTCTGGACGGAAGTTTTACGTTGAAAACCTCGAAAGAGGGAACACAAACCCTTGTATTTCGTTGTGTCGGATACAAAGAGTTGAAAAAGACGGTAAAAATTTCGGGACAACCTTTGGATTTGGGGGTTATAGGAATGGAAACCGAAGCCATAGGTCTGGGAGACGTTACCGTGACGGCATCTGTTGCCGTGCGGCGCAAGACTCCGGTGGCATTGTCCGTAATCGAGCCGGTTGAGATTGAAAACAAGCTTTCTACGCAGGAGTTTCCGGAAATATTGAAATCTACACCGGGGGTATATGCGACGAAATCCGGAGGTGCTTTCGGAGATTCCCGTATTAATCTGCGTGGTTTCGAGCAAGCCAATATTGCTGTGATGATCAACGGTGTTCCGATGAATGATATGGAATGGGGCGGTTTGTATTGGTCGAACTGGGCCGGTCTTTCGGATGTAACCCGTTCGATGCAGGTGCAGAGAGGTTTGGGCGCTTCTAAAGTATCTTCTCCTTCTGTGGGTGGTTCTATCAATATCGTGACAAAAACGACGGATGTCAAAGCCGGAGGATCGGTTTCCTATGCTTTGGGAAACGACGGATACAACAAGATCATGTTCAATGTGTCTACCGGTTTGCGTAACGGCTGGGCCATTACCTTACTGGGAGCCAAGAGCTGGGGTGACGGTTATGTACAAGGTACGGAATTCGAGGCTTATTCTTATTTCGGAAACATCTCCAAACAGATCAATGAAAATCATCTGTTGTCGTTTACGGTGTTCGGAGCTCCGCAATGGCATAATCAGCGCAGCAATTACGACGGATTGTCTATTGCCGGGTGGCAGAACGTTGAAAAATATACGGGCAGAGACCGGCAGTACCGGTATAACCCGACCTACGGTTTCGGCCTGCACGGCGAACGTAAAACTTCGAGCTACAATAAATACCACAAACCCCAGATTTCTTTGAACCATTTCTGGACGATCAATGAGAAATCCAGTCTTTCTACCGTGTTGTACGTTTCCATCGGTCGCGGAGGCGGTTATAAAGGTTTGGGAAGTACTTCCGATTATGCCAATATGTGGTACGGTTCCAGCAATGGTACATTAAATACTTATTTCCGCAATGCAGACGGAACCTTTGCTTATGATAAAATTTACGAGTTGAATGCTACCAGTGATAACGGTTCGCTGATGGCCATGTCCGAATCGAAGAACGAGCACAACTGGTACGGTTTGATGTCTACTTATACGACTTCTATCGGTAAATATTTCGATGTTTACGGAGGTATCGACTTCCGGTATTACAACGGTACACACACCAATGAATTGGTTGACCTTTACGGAGGCGAATTCTTTGTGGATCGTTACCGGGGACAGATGAGTGTGGCTAACAATGCCAACAGTGCAGACCCGAACTGGGTAAATCAAAAACTGAAAGTCGGGGATGTCGTTTACCGGGATTACGACGGTTATGTGATGCAGGAAGGTATTTTCGGGCAGGCAGAGTTCAACCGGAATGCATTGAGCGTTTTCCTTGCAGGTGCCGTATCTAATACCGGATATTGGCAGAAGAATCATTATTATTACGATAAGACGCATGAAAAATCGAAGACAGAAAACTTTATCGGTTGGAACCTGAAAGGGGGAGCTAACTATAATCTGACGGATCAACACAATGTATTTGCCAACATCGGTTATATTTCCCGTGCTCCTTTCTATTCCGGCGGGGTGTTCCTGTACGCAATGAACAGTAATGCCACCAACCCGGATGCCGTCAATGAAAAAGTATTTTCCGTAGAAGTCGGTTACGGTTTCCGTTCTTCTATTTTCAGTGCTAATGTGAACGTATACCGGACAGAGTGGTTGGATAAAACGATGACCCGTACGATTACGTTGAAAAATGACGACCGGGCAACGATCAATATGAGCGGTATCGACGCTTTGCATCAGGGTGTTGAGTTGGATTTTGTATTCCGTCCGATTAAAAATGTGGACATCAACGGTATGGTTTCTATCGGAGACTGGAAATGGAACAGTTCATCTACCGGTTATTTTTATAATTCATCTGGTCAGCCGTTGAAAAATATGGACGGAGATATTGCTTCCGGTATTCAGGCAGAAGATCATGCCAAGATGGAAGTGGACCTGAACGGTACACGTGTCGGAAATTCTGCTCAGACGACATTTGCTATCGGCGCTAAAGTGCAACCTTTAAAAGGCTTGCGGGTAGGTGCTGATTATACCTATTGGATGCGTAATTATGCTGAATTTTCTGTCGGCGGAGACAATGGTGCCGATTTGGTAATGAACGGTTATAAAAAGTACGAAACCCCGTGGCGGATGCCTTCGGCAGGAGAACTGGATCTGAATGTCAGTTATCGTTTCCCGTTGGGTAAATTATGGGGTACAATTTACGGAAATGTAAACAATGTATTGGATGGCGTGTCTATTTCCGATGCTTATGACGGTTCGGGTCACAACTGGCAGTCAGCTTACCGTGTATTTTACCGTTTCGGCCGGAATTATTCCGTTCGCCTGAAGATTAGTTTCTAATAATTTGATAGTTTAAAAGGATAGGATATGAAAAAACATCTCATATATCTTTGCATGGCCTCTGTTTTAGGATTGACAAGCTGTGAGGACTTTAATGACAAACACTTCGACGGATTGGACGATATGACCAAGCCGGAGAATGTATTGAATAAGGATTATACGCTTACCGCCGATGATTATTCTGCTATCAGCGGTTATAAGGAGGCTGATATTATGGCCCTTCTGACCGGTGACGAGGCGACAAAAAAAGAGAAAGCAGAGAAGATCGTAACGGCTTTAAAAGCAGCTAAAAGCAATCAGTACCTGACTCCTGCCGCAGAACCGAGAACGGTTTTACCGCTTTTTATGTCAAAAAACTGGAAAACGGCTTCTCTGGGCGCTACCATTCGTGCAAGCTATAATTATGTTCCCAATGCACCGGCTTATCTGGCTGAATTGGCTGCTGCCGATACTTATGAATTGACGGCTGCGGATTATGAAACCATTTGGGGAATTCCGGATGTGTCTTACCTGACTCCGTCCAAGAGTCCGGAAAAAAGTCTGCCGAAAGTTTTGGAAGGGGCGATTGAAAATCCCGTAACCGGAGAGTATGTGGTAGTATCTTACAAATATTCTGCCAATGAACCGGGTTCAGGCGGCGGAGAAGAGGAAACTTTCGACAAGATCGGAGATGTAATAACGGCCGGCCCCGGAAATTATAAAGTAAAAGGTACGGTGATTGCTACATACAAGAATGGTTTTCTGGTATCCGACGGTACCGCTTCGATTCTGGTGTATCTGGAGGGAAAGCCTTCAAATAATGCAATCGGAGATATTGTTACCGTTGAAGGAACGACAACCGAGTTTGGCGGCATGAGCCAATTTCCGAACACATCTGTTGTAACGAAAGTGGGAGTTGAAGAATATACACAACCCGTACCGAGTCAGTGGGGCGCTGCGGAAATGGATGCTTATCTGACAGGGGTTTCCGTACAGTATATTTCATACGTCGGGACATTATCTATCAGTGGTAGTTATTATAACGTCAATATAGAAGGTGCAGCAAAAGCGATCGGAAGTATTAAATATCCGGCTGATGGTTTTATCGACGCTTCCCTGAACGGTCAGAAAGTGATTGTAACGGGTTATACTATCGGTGTTTCCAGCAGTAAATACGTTAATACGATGGCTACTGACGTAGTAGCTTTGTCTCACTATGATGAAATCGGTACGGTAGCTGCGGCTGAGGCCGGTGAATATACGGTAAGGGGTACGATTTGCGCGGAATACAAACAAGGATTTCTGCTTACCGACGGAACGGGATATATACTGACATTCCTGGGAAGTTCTTACGACGGGGCTTATTCGGCAGGTGATGTGATGACCGTATCCGGAACGACTACAAAATATAGCGGATTGATGCAGTTCCCGAAGGAGTCGACGGTTACTTTAGCGGCTCATGGCTCTTATAGTTATCCGACAGCGGCCTCGATGGATGCTGCAGCAATGGATGCTTATCTGGCAGCCCCTGAGGTGAAGTTTGTTTCTTATACGGGAACCTTGTCTATCAGCGGAAATTATTATAATGTAAATGTGGCTGGAACGACGACCGCAATCGGAAGCATACAATATCCGTTAAGCGATATGGTTGATCCGGCATTAAACGGACAGGAGGTAACGGTAACCGGATTTGCTATCGGTGTTTCCAGTAATAAATATGTTAATACGATGGCTGTTTCCGTGACGGCGGCAGGCAGTTCGTCTTCTGTTGCCCTTGCTGCTTCAGCCGATTATGTGCCGGCACTGAATAAATTCAGCCGTTCGCCATTGTCTTCCAGAGCTGCTGCTGTAGCTACAGAAATTCAGTATGCTGTTTATGTTTACGATGGTTCAGCCTGGAAGGCACCTGAAAAAGTGACGATCCTTAATCCTGCCGATTATAAGGCAATGGGAGAACCGGGTACACATAATAATTTCAGTTCCTCCATCGATCCTCAAAATTATTTGCCGCAGTTCCTGGGATTGAAATATCCGTATGCTCAGGCCGGTGATACGATGGCTGTGGTGTATAATTATTATAACGGGGATGCGACGGTATTGAAAGCCGACGAATATGTATTTACAGCCGGTGCATGGACATACAACACACAGCCTGTAACCGTTGTGACCGAGCAATATGCCCTGGCGGAAAACGGATGGGTATTCAGTCCGGATGTAACCATTACCCTGGTGCCGGGTAGAAATGCCGAGACGAATCACTATTTTCAGAAACTGACCGATTGGGTATGGGAGAATATCGATCAGAAAGAAGGCGTTACAGAGAAAGGGAAAGGCTATGTAACCTCTTACGGTAATAACGATTATTACTATGGAGGTTCTGCTTATCAGAATAATTTCGATTTCCGTCCGTCGGCTTGGAAAGCTCAAAATGAAAAAGCTTACGGAGAAATGCCGGATGAAGATCTGACGGCTTTGATGTGGGAACGCCTGCCGGAAGCTTTGTTACATATGCTGGAATGTGCATATCCGGATGTTCAATTGGAAGATGTCCCCGTTACCTATGTGCTTAAATTCGGAGTATACGGTATAGAAGGGTCCAGTGCTACCAAATATTATACGGCACGTTATAAATTGACCGGTAAAGGTGAATTTACCTATGTGGAAGATTCTTTAAAAGAAATCAGTAGTTTATAATGAAAGGAATAAAATCTGTTTCAACTTTAATTGCGGGCAGCGGAATGCTGCTCGCAATGCTTTTTGCTGCCTGTGACGATACGGACGAACGGGCAGAGTTGTCTTCGGAATCAAACCTGTCGGCCGTACCCGGTGCAGGTGGTGAGTATACACTGAATGTCGGTGCGGAGGGGTCCTGGGTTATTTCCCTTTCGGGAACCGGTAGTCAGTGGTGTAACGTCGACCCGTTGCGGGGAGTGGACGATGGCGTTGTAAATGTCGTTATCGCCCCGAACGACGAACGGACTTCCCGGAATACGTTGCTTACCCTGGCCAGTGGAGCCAGCAGGGATACTTTGCGGATTACGCAACAGGCAACGGAGGAGAATTTTACAAATGTGATTGCCGGTCGCCTGGAAATTCCCCGTCTGACCGGAGAGACGGATTACAAGTTTATCGACCATTCCGTCACCTATCAGAATAAAACGGTGCATAACTATTGCATGGAATATAACCTTCCCAAACGGCATGCCCGTTGGGTCGCTTTTAAAGCCTATGATGTGACGGCTGCCGATAATGTTAGCCGCACGGATGCCTGGGGCGACGATCCGCAGGTGCCGGCTGAATACCGGACGACGAAAACGGATTACAGCGGATACGACCGGGGGCATTTGGTGGCTTCAAACGACCGCCGTTACTCTAAGGAAGCCAATGAGCAGACGTTTTATTACTCCAATATGAGTCCGCAATTGTCGGGCTTCAACCAGAAAATCTGGCAAAAGCTCGAGGAAGATGTCAAAGCCTGGATGCAGGATGCCGCTTTGAGAGATACGCTGTATGTCGTCAAAGGAGGAACGATTGCCGATGATCAGATCATCAAACTGACCGGGGAGCACAATAATGTAGCTGTGCCTAAGTATTATTATATGGCGGTTTTGGCTCGTAAAAACGATAGTTATAAAGCCATTGCTTTCTGGTTGGAACACAAAGAGTATTCTCAGCCTTATCATTTGAAAAGCCTGACACTGACAATCGATCAGTTGGAGGAGAAAACCGGTATCGATTTTTTCCCGGGTTTACCCGACTCTGTGGAAAGAACGGTGGAAGCCGTGTGTGACGTGAACGATTGGACCTGGATTACGGAGTAAACGGGGCTTCATAAAATAAACCGGCCGGAAAGTCAAACTTTCCGGCCGGTTTATTTTATGATTTACGATTGACGAATCCTCTTTTTCGCTGGAGAGAATAGTGTGTATAATCTATAATCGTAAATCGTAAATCGTAAATCGTAAATCATAAATCATAAATCATAAATCATAAATCATAAATCATAAATCTAAAATCGTAAATCCCAATATGTCCGGACTGTCTCAATGCTGTTCGTAAAGCAATTGATAATCTTTTTCCTTGCCTTTTTTAAACCATCTTTTGGGAACGACTTTCCAATCGTTGCGGCATTGGGGGTCCAATGTTTTTTTGTCCCGGATGTATTCCGTGATATAGAAACGGACATCTTTGGGCATGATTTTGATGATCCGGGAGTCGATTTCCGCCTTATCCCAGCCCAGTCCTTTTGTCAAATGACCTCCGCCGCCGTTTGCCCGGTAAGAGTTGATGGCTACGCTATACGTCCGGTTTTCATCGAACGGCGTACCGTCGGACATCGAAAGGATGTCGACCCGTTCGCCCGGTTGCTTTGTGACGTCGACGGTATATTTAATTCCGGCAGCACAGGAGTAGTTGAAAAAATCCGAAGCAAGTATATAGTAGCCTTTGTTGTTTTTCAGCAGCTTGCCGGTAGAGTCACTTTTAAAACGCAGCAGATGGTCTTTGGCCGATTGCATGGTGTTGTATTGCAATCCATAGGCATATTCAAGATAACGGTCGATTTCCTTGCCGGTGAAAGACAGGGTGTAAAGTCCGTTTTCATAACTGTATAGGTTGAACATGTCCCGGATGGTCACAGTTCCTTTCTGTATGAGAGCATCCATTTGTAATACGGTACTGAAAGAAATATCGGCTCCGGTGGTTGCCAGTTGTGCGTTGTGGATGAAATCGGTAAAGGCAGAGGGACCGAACAGGCCGTCGCGTCCGGACAAAGGCTCTTTAAATTCTCCGATTTCGGTATTGATGTATGCTTTTACCTTTTCAATAGCCGGAGCAAAGCGGTTCAGGTAAGCCGTATCTTTTTCAATTTTTGACAGATCGATTAACGCTGTCGTGATATTTTTGTCGTAAGCGTTTCCCACGCGGGTCAGCGTAATGTCAATCTTTCCGAGATAATTGGCATGGGATTTCGGGTCGAGGATCACAACCTTGTGTCCGGCATTGTTCGTAATTTCCATTTGTTTTGCCTGGTGGTCGTGGCCGAGGATAATGACGTCGAAACCGTCCACCTGTTGGGCAACTAATACGCCTGCATTTTCATTGCGCGGAGTTTCGGCGTTTTCTCCTGCATAATTGTAGTTGAAGCCGGAATGGAAAAGTCCGACGAGTAAATCCGGTTGTTCTTTCTTT
It encodes the following:
- a CDS encoding TonB-dependent receptor yields the protein MKKIFIRSLLFMVPLFFLTLVTMAQGIVKGKIIDSQTKEELIGATVMVEGTTEGVASSLDGSFTLKTSKEGTQTLVFRCVGYKELKKTVKISGQPLDLGVIGMETEAIGLGDVTVTASVAVRRKTPVALSVIEPVEIENKLSTQEFPEILKSTPGVYATKSGGAFGDSRINLRGFEQANIAVMINGVPMNDMEWGGLYWSNWAGLSDVTRSMQVQRGLGASKVSSPSVGGSINIVTKTTDVKAGGSVSYALGNDGYNKIMFNVSTGLRNGWAITLLGAKSWGDGYVQGTEFEAYSYFGNISKQINENHLLSFTVFGAPQWHNQRSNYDGLSIAGWQNVEKYTGRDRQYRYNPTYGFGLHGERKTSSYNKYHKPQISLNHFWTINEKSSLSTVLYVSIGRGGGYKGLGSTSDYANMWYGSSNGTLNTYFRNADGTFAYDKIYELNATSDNGSLMAMSESKNEHNWYGLMSTYTTSIGKYFDVYGGIDFRYYNGTHTNELVDLYGGEFFVDRYRGQMSVANNANSADPNWVNQKLKVGDVVYRDYDGYVMQEGIFGQAEFNRNALSVFLAGAVSNTGYWQKNHYYYDKTHEKSKTENFIGWNLKGGANYNLTDQHNVFANIGYISRAPFYSGGVFLYAMNSNATNPDAVNEKVFSVEVGYGFRSSIFSANVNVYRTEWLDKTMTRTITLKNDDRATINMSGIDALHQGVELDFVFRPIKNVDINGMVSIGDWKWNSSSTGYFYNSSGQPLKNMDGDIASGIQAEDHAKMEVDLNGTRVGNSAQTTFAIGAKVQPLKGLRVGADYTYWMRNYAEFSVGGDNGADLVMNGYKKYETPWRMPSAGELDLNVSYRFPLGKLWGTIYGNVNNVLDGVSISDAYDGSGHNWQSAYRVFYRFGRNYSVRLKISF
- a CDS encoding DNA/RNA non-specific endonuclease, which codes for MKGIKSVSTLIAGSGMLLAMLFAACDDTDERAELSSESNLSAVPGAGGEYTLNVGAEGSWVISLSGTGSQWCNVDPLRGVDDGVVNVVIAPNDERTSRNTLLTLASGASRDTLRITQQATEENFTNVIAGRLEIPRLTGETDYKFIDHSVTYQNKTVHNYCMEYNLPKRHARWVAFKAYDVTAADNVSRTDAWGDDPQVPAEYRTTKTDYSGYDRGHLVASNDRRYSKEANEQTFYYSNMSPQLSGFNQKIWQKLEEDVKAWMQDAALRDTLYVVKGGTIADDQIIKLTGEHNNVAVPKYYYMAVLARKNDSYKAIAFWLEHKEYSQPYHLKSLTLTIDQLEEKTGIDFFPGLPDSVERTVEAVCDVNDWTWITE
- a CDS encoding bifunctional metallophosphatase/5'-nucleotidase; the protein is MKPHFFRLLINLILLSALAVSCNSKPEKATLTIYCTSDVHGTIYDYDLKRDRPNKSSLANVSTAIKNARMQDSNRVIFLDNGDFLQGQPNDYYYNFIDTGVTNLTAEVMNYLGYDAASVGNHDIEAGHPVYDKIVHELNFPWLSANTINTATGQPYFQPYTVIERNGLKIAVLGMTTPGIYKWLPKKLWEGMDFEDMVKTARYWVSEIQKKEQPDLLVGLFHSGFNYNYAGENAETPRNENAGVLVAQQVDGFDVIILGHDHQAKQMEITNNAGHKVVILDPKSHANYLGKIDITLTRVGNAYDKNITTALIDLSKIEKDTAYLNRFAPAIEKVKAYINTEIGEFKEPLSGRDGLFGPSAFTDFIHNAQLATTGADISFSTVLQMDALIQKGTVTIRDMFNLYSYENGLYTLSFTGKEIDRYLEYAYGLQYNTMQSAKDHLLRFKSDSTGKLLKNNKGYYILASDFFNYSCAAGIKYTVDVTKQPGERVDILSMSDGTPFDENRTYSVAINSYRANGGGGHLTKGLGWDKAEIDSRIIKIMPKDVRFYITEYIRDKKTLDPQCRNDWKVVPKRWFKKGKEKDYQLLYEQH